Proteins co-encoded in one Herpetosiphonaceae bacterium genomic window:
- a CDS encoding glycosyltransferase family 4 protein, translating into MRILYWIPRYDAGLMGNQIHVEVIEAWREMGVDAEVLTFSASRKQRVTEAIDGIVVHRLPLNRTLLEKALNRAAQPVMQYPYWVGALAHYRRFIAEQGRRFDLLHIETAFPLGALAALTPGPQPPQAVTLQGADVMAEPAFDYGYARFRAIRALLRRVFQKAAVIRADSPMIERMVLGMGAQPARTVAIPFNITNADFPPANVPPTTFRAQARQEICQRHGLDPDRPLLISISRLHPFKGVEFLVEAIPALQAAVGPVQVILGGPSRTTPRFGDYGAYLKRRAQELGVAEATHLIGRVEHSAIQRYWAAADIVVVPSVVESLNRVAAEAGAVGTPTIVTRTTGISEYVTARDCGQIVEPRSGQSIAAAATQLLTDRELWARQSANGPWLAADFRPAVIARQLLDAYVKALSPAPSPGPKGTPGRKGE; encoded by the coding sequence ATGAGAATTTTGTACTGGATTCCGCGCTACGACGCGGGGCTGATGGGCAATCAGATCCATGTCGAGGTGATCGAGGCGTGGCGCGAGATGGGCGTTGACGCCGAGGTGCTGACGTTTAGCGCCAGCCGCAAGCAGCGCGTCACGGAAGCGATTGATGGCATTGTGGTGCATCGGCTGCCGCTCAACCGCACGCTGCTGGAGAAGGCACTCAACCGCGCCGCGCAGCCGGTGATGCAGTATCCCTACTGGGTCGGCGCGCTGGCCCACTATCGCCGCTTCATCGCCGAGCAGGGCCGCCGCTTCGATTTGCTGCATATCGAGACAGCCTTTCCGCTGGGTGCGCTCGCCGCACTGACGCCAGGCCCGCAGCCGCCGCAGGCCGTCACGCTCCAGGGCGCGGATGTCATGGCCGAGCCTGCCTTTGACTACGGCTACGCTCGGTTTCGCGCGATCCGCGCACTGCTGCGACGAGTCTTTCAGAAAGCCGCCGTGATCCGCGCCGACTCGCCGATGATCGAGCGGATGGTGCTGGGCATGGGCGCGCAGCCCGCCAGGACCGTGGCGATCCCGTTCAACATCACCAACGCCGACTTTCCGCCTGCCAATGTGCCGCCGACGACGTTTCGGGCACAGGCGCGTCAGGAGATCTGCCAGCGCCACGGCCTCGATCCGGACAGGCCGCTGCTGATCAGCATCAGCCGCCTGCATCCCTTCAAAGGCGTCGAGTTCCTGGTCGAGGCGATCCCGGCGCTGCAAGCCGCCGTCGGGCCGGTGCAGGTGATCCTTGGCGGTCCCAGCCGCACGACGCCGCGCTTCGGCGACTACGGCGCGTATCTCAAGCGCCGGGCACAGGAGCTAGGCGTTGCCGAGGCAACGCATCTGATCGGGCGCGTCGAGCACAGCGCGATCCAGCGCTACTGGGCCGCCGCCGACATCGTGGTCGTGCCGTCGGTCGTCGAGTCGCTTAACCGCGTGGCTGCCGAGGCGGGCGCTGTGGGCACGCCCACGATCGTCACGCGCACCACGGGCATCAGCGAGTATGTCACGGCGCGCGACTGTGGGCAGATCGTCGAGCCGCGCTCCGGCCAGTCGATCGCCGCCGCCGCCACGCAACTGCTGACCGATCGCGAGCTATGGGCGCGACAGTCGGCAAACGGGCCGTGGCTGGCCGCCGATTTCCGCCCCGCCGTGATCGCGCGCCAACTGCTGGATGCGTATGTCAAGGCCCTCAGCCCCGCCCCCTCTCCAGGCCCAAAGGGCACCCCAGGCAGGAAAGGGGAGTAG
- a CDS encoding twin-arginine translocation signal domain-containing protein: MTTNTTRTLSPSRRDFMKGCAAAIGGVALIASDQALGASAAGLTVGGQAQHAPISAVELVAQIREDLREIDEQIRNHRYLRLLRKGKVSLEALRAFPGHEYHTVISDLRSMGQMVHRFGDEPLASAFFNGILQGEFVALGAIVVFARKLDMTEQDLQRYEVTPDGFTYTTFMAWESVYASAAAIVCGILVNFAAWGHNCGVMSAALRDKYGFSEEETAFLDNFATLPSFEDTALAIIQHGLDHGADPAEIRRSARLYQAYEKMFWDAMAAIARAD, translated from the coding sequence ATGACGACCAACACCACACGTACCCTTAGCCCCTCGCGCCGAGATTTTATGAAAGGATGCGCCGCCGCGATTGGAGGTGTGGCGCTGATCGCCTCCGATCAAGCGCTAGGCGCCTCCGCCGCTGGTCTGACGGTCGGTGGGCAGGCGCAGCACGCGCCGATTAGCGCGGTGGAGCTGGTTGCACAGATTCGCGAAGATCTGCGGGAGATCGACGAGCAGATTCGGAACCACCGGTATCTGCGCCTCCTGCGCAAAGGCAAGGTATCCCTCGAAGCGCTCCGGGCGTTTCCCGGCCACGAGTACCATACCGTCATCAGCGACCTCCGATCGATGGGGCAGATGGTCCACCGCTTCGGCGACGAGCCGCTGGCTAGCGCCTTTTTCAACGGGATACTTCAGGGCGAGTTCGTGGCGCTCGGCGCGATTGTGGTCTTTGCGCGCAAGCTGGACATGACCGAGCAAGACCTGCAACGCTATGAGGTCACGCCGGACGGCTTTACCTACACCACGTTTATGGCCTGGGAGTCGGTCTATGCCTCGGCGGCGGCGATCGTCTGCGGCATTCTGGTGAACTTCGCCGCCTGGGGCCACAACTGCGGCGTGATGAGCGCGGCGCTCCGCGATAAGTACGGCTTCTCCGAGGAGGAGACGGCGTTTCTGGACAACTTTGCTACTCTGCCGTCCTTCGAGGACACGGCGCTCGCGATCATCCAGCACGGCCTCGATCATGGCGCGGACCCCGCCGAGATCCGGCGCTCCGCCCGGCTCTATCAGGCGTATGAGAAGATGTTCTGGGATGCGATGGCGGCAATTGCCAGGGCGGACTAG